One part of the Arabidopsis thaliana chromosome 1 sequence genome encodes these proteins:
- the PEN3 gene encoding ABC-2 and Plant PDR ABC-type transporter family protein (PENETRATION 3 (PEN3); FUNCTIONS IN: ATPase activity, coupled to transmembrane movement of substances, cadmium ion transmembrane transporter activity; INVOLVED IN: in 9 processes; LOCATED IN: mitochondrion, plasma membrane, chloroplast, membrane, chloroplast envelope; EXPRESSED IN: 29 plant structures; EXPRESSED DURING: 13 growth stages; CONTAINS InterPro DOMAIN/s: ATPase, AAA+ type, core (InterPro:IPR003593), ABC transporter-like (InterPro:IPR003439), Plant PDR ABC transporter associated (InterPro:IPR013581), ABC-2 type transporter (InterPro:IPR013525); BEST Arabidopsis thaliana protein match is: pleiotropic drug resistance 7 (TAIR:AT1G15210.1); Has 392230 Blast hits to 282257 proteins in 3986 species: Archae - 7583; Bacteria - 315608; Metazoa - 9692; Fungi - 7346; Plants - 6702; Viruses - 4; Other Eukaryotes - 45295 (source: NCBI BLink).), whose product MDYNPNLPPLGGGGVSMRRSISRSVSRASRNIEDIFSSGSRRTQSVNDDEEALKWAAIEKLPTYSRLRTTLMNAVVEDDVYGNQLMSKEVDVTKLDGEDRQKFIDMVFKVAEQDNERILTKLRNRIDRVGIKLPTVEVRYEHLTIKADCYTGNRSLPTLLNVVRNMGESALGMIGIQFAKKAQLTILKDISGVIKPGRMTLLLGPPSSGKTTLLLALAGKLDKSLQVSGDITYNGYQLDEFVPRKTSAYISQNDLHVGIMTVKETLDFSARCQGVGTRYDLLNELARREKDAGIFPEADVDLFMKASAAQGVKNSLVTDYTLKILGLDICKDTIVGDDMMRGISGGQKKRVTTGEMIVGPTKTLFMDEISTGLDSSTTFQIVKCLQQIVHLNEATVLMSLLQPAPETFDLFDDIILVSEGQIVYQGPRDNILEFFESFGFKCPERKGTADFLQEVTSKKDQEQYWVNPNRPYHYIPVSEFASRYKSFHVGTKMSNELAVPFDKSRGHKAALVFDKYSVSKRELLKSCWDKEWLLMQRNAFFYVFKTVQIVIIAAITSTLFLRTEMNTRNEGDANLYIGALLFGMIINMFNGFAEMAMMVSRLPVFYKQRDLLFYPSWTFSLPTFLLGIPSSILESTAWMVVTYYSIGFAPDASRFFKQFLLVFLIQQMAASLFRLIASVCRTMMIANTGGALTLLLVFLLGGFLLPKGKIPDWWGWAYWVSPLTYAFNGLVVNEMFAPRWMNKMASSNSTIKLGTMVLNTWDVYHQKNWYWISVGALLCFTALFNILFTLALTYLNPLGKKAGLLPEEENEDADQGKDPMRRSLSTADGNRRGEVAMGRMSRDSAAEASGGAGNKKGMVLPFTPLAMSFDDVKYFVDMPGEMRDQGVTETRLQLLKGVTGAFRPGVLTALMGVSGAGKTTLMDVLAGRKTGGYIEGDVRISGFPKVQETFARISGYCEQTDIHSPQVTVRESLIFSAFLRLPKEVGKDEKMMFVDQVMELVELDSLRDSIVGLPGVTGLSTEQRKRLTIAVELVANPSIIFMDEPTSGLDARAAAIVMRAVRNTVDTGRTVVCTIHQPSIDIFEAFDELMLMKRGGQVIYAGPLGQNSHKVVEYFESFPGVSKIPEKYNPATWMLEASSLAAELKLSVDFAELYNQSALHQRNKALVKELSVPPAGASDLYFATQFSQNTWGQFKSCLWKQWWTYWRSPDYNLVRFIFTLATSLLIGTVFWQIGGNRSNAGDLTMVIGALYAAIIFVGINNCSTVQPMVAVERTVFYRERAAGMYSAMPYAISQVTCELPYVLIQTVYYSLIVYAMVGFEWKAEKFFWFVFVSYFSFLYWTYYGMMTVSLTPNQQVASIFASAFYGIFNLFSGFFIPRPKIPKWWIWYYWICPVAWTVYGLIVSQYGDVETRIQVLGGAPDLTVKQYIEDHYGFQSDFMGPVAAVLIAFTVFFAFIFAFCIRTLNFQTR is encoded by the exons ATGGATTACAATCCAAATCTTCCTCCTTTAGGAGGAGGTGGTGTTAGTATGAGAAGAAGCATAAGTCGAAGTGTAAGCAGAGCAAGTAGGAACATTGAAGATATCTTCTCATCTGGTTCAAGAAGAACACAATCAGTCAACGACGATGAAGAAGCTCTTAAATGGGCTGCCATTGAGAAGCTACCAACTTACAGTCGTCTCCGAACCACTCTCATGAACGCTGTAGTCGAAGACGATGTTTACGGTAACCAGCTCATGAGCAAGGAGGTTGATGTAACCAAGCTTGATGGTGAAGATCGTCAGAAGTTTATTGACATGGTTTTCAAAGTAGCTGAGCAAGATAATGAAAGGATCTTGACTAAGCTAAGAAACAGGATCGATAGAGTTGGTATCAAACTTCCAACTGTTGAAGTCAGGTACGAGCATTTGACGATTAAAGCTGATTGTTACACTGGTAATAGATCTCTTCCTACACTTTTGAATGTTGTGAGGAACATGGGAGAGTCTGCTTTAGGTATGATTGGTATTCAATTTGCTAAGAAAGCTCAGCTTACGATTCTTAAAGATATCTCTGGGGTTATTAAACCTGGAAGGATGACACTTTTGTTGGGTCCTCCTTCTTCTGGTAAGACCACTCTTTTGTTGGCTTTAGCTGGGAAACTTGATAAATCTCTACAAGTCAGTGGTGATATTACTTACAATGGTTACCAACTCGATGAGTTTGTTCCGAGAAAGACCTCTGCTTACATTAGTCAGAACGATCTTCATGTTGGTATCATGACTGTTAAGGAGACTCTTGACTTCTCTGCTAGGTGTCAAGGTGTTGGTACTCGTTATG ATCTGTTGAATGAGCTTGCGAGGAGAGAAAAGGACGCTGGTATATTCCCGGAAGCCGATGTTGATCTCTTCATGAAAGCTTCTGCTGCTCAAGGTGTTAAGAACAGTCTCGTCACTGATTATACTCTCAAA ATTTTGGGGCTTGACATTTGCAAAGACACAATAGTTGGAGATGACATGATGAGAGGTATATCTGGAGGTCAGAAGAAACGTGTCACAACTGGTGAGATGATTGTTGGACCTACTAAGACACTCTTCATGGACGAAATATCCACTGGTCTTGACAGTTCCACTACTTTCCAAATCGTCAAGTGTCTGCAACAAATCGTTCACCTCAATGAAGCCACGGTGCTCATGTCTCTCCTCCAGCCTGCTCCTGAGACTTTTGATTTATTCGATGATATCATCTTGGTGTCGGAAGGTCAGATCGTGTACCAAGGACCGAGAGACAACATTCTTGAGTTCTTTGAGAGCTTTGGGTTCAAGTGTCCTGAGAGAAAAGGAACAGCTGATTTCCTGCAAGAGGTTACTTCCaagaaagatcaagaacaGTACTGGGTGAACCCGAACAGACCTTATCACTACATTCCGGTTTCAGAGTTTGCCAGTAGATACAAGAGTTTCCATGTTGGGACGAAGATGTCTAACGAACTTGCAGTACCGTTCGATAAGTCTCGCGGCCACAAAGCAGCTCTTGTGTTCGATAAGTACTCTGTCTCAAAGAGGGAGCTTCTCAAGAGCTGTTGGGACAAAGAGTGGCTGCTTATGCAGCGAAACGCGTTCTTCTATGTTTTCAAGACTGTCCAGATCGTCATCATTGCTGCAATCACGTCTACACTCTTCCTGAGAACCGAAATGAACACAAGAAACGAGGGTGATGCTAATCTCTACATAGGAGCATTGCTATTTGGAATGATCATCAACATGTTTAATGGGTTTGCGGAGATGGCTATGATGGTTTCAAGACTCCCTGTGTTCTACAAACAGAGGGATCTCTTGTTTTATCCATCCTGGACCTTCTCACTTCCCACTTTCTTGCTTGGGATTCCAAGCTCAATATTAGAATCGACGGCTTGGATGGTGGTGACTTATTACTCCATTGGTTTTGCACCTGACGCCAGCCGCTTCTTCAAGCAGTTTCTTCTGGTGTTTCTGATTCAACAAATGGCTGCATCCCTCTTTAGGTTGATTGCTTCTGTGTGCAGAACCATGATGATTGCTAATACTGGTGGTGCTCTCACTCTACTTCTTGTGTTCTTGCTCGGAGGCTTCCTTCTTCCGAAAGGCAAGATTCCTGACTGGTGGGGTTGGGCTTACTGGGTATCTCCTCTCACCTATGCTTTCAACGGTCTAGTAGTCAATGAAATGTTTGCTCCCAGATGGATGAACAAAATG GCTTCTTCTAACAGCACAATAAAGCTTGGAACTATGGTGCTTAATACTTGGGATGTCTACCATCAAAAGAACTGGTACTGGATTTCAGTTGGAGCCTTGCTTTGTTTCACAGCCCTCTTCAACATTCTATTCACCTTGGCACTTACCTATCTCAACC CTCTTGGGAAGAAGGCAGGTTTActtccagaagaagaaaatgaagacgCTGATCAGGGGAAAGATCCAATGCGTAGATCTTTGTCTACTGCAGATGGGAACAGAA GAGGAGAGGTCGCAATGGGGAGAATGAGTAGGGACTCTGCGGCTGAAGCATCAGGTGGTGCAGGCAATAAGAAAGGAATGGTTCTTCCTTTCACTCCTTTAGCTATGTCCTTTGACGACGTCAAATACTTTGTTGACATGCCTGGG GAAATGAGAGACCAAGGAGTTACAGAAACAAGACTCCAACTGCTTAAAGGTGTGACTGGTGCATTTAGGCCAGGAGTTTTGACTGCGCTTATGGGAGTGAGTGGTGCCGGTAAGACTACGCTTATGGACGTTTTGGCCGGAAGGAAAACAGGTGGATACATTGAAGGAGATGTGAGAATATCAGGATTCCCAAAGGTTCAAGAAACATTTGCTAGAATCTCAGGATATTGTGAGCAGACCGATATTCACTCCCCGCAAGTAACAGTCAGAGAATCTCTGATTTTCTCTGCTTTCCTTCGTCTTCCTAAAGAAGTCGGCAAAGAtgaaaaaatgatgtttgtgGATCAAGTGATGGAATTGGTAGAGCTGGACAGTCTTAGGGACTCCATTGTTGGTTTACCGGGTGTCACGGGGCTTTCCACGGAGCAGAGAAAGAGACTGACAATCGCGGTGGAGCTTGTAGCCAACCCTTCCATCATCTTTATGGATGAGCCAACTTCAGGGCTAGACGCTAGAGCAGCGGCTATTGTGATGAGGGCGGTAAGGAACACAGTGGACACTGGAAGAACCGTGGTCTGCACCATTCATCAGCCTAGCATTGATATCTTTGAAGCATTTGATGAATTGATGCTGATGAAGAGAGGAGGACAAGTGATTTACGCGGGTCCATTGGGTCAAAACTCTCACAAGGTGGTTGAGTACTTTGAATCTTTCCCCGGAGTGTCCAAGATTCCAGAAAAGTATAACCCGGCCACTTGGATGCTCGAAGCTAGCTCACTCGCCGCTGAGCTAAAGCTTAGTGTTGACTTTGCTGAGTTATACAATCAATCAGCATTGCACCA GCGAAACAAAGCGTTGGTAAAAGAACTAAGTGTACCACCAGCAGGAGCATCAGATCTTTACTTTGCTACACAATTCTCACAAAACACATGGGGACAGTTCAAATCATGCTTATGGAAACAATGGTGGACGTATTGGAGATCTCCAGACTACAATCTTGTCCGTTTCATCTTCACATTGGCAACATCTCTCTTGATTGGTACAGTCTTCTGGCAAATCGGAGGTAACAGGTCGAACGCAGGGGATCTAACAATGGTGATAGGAGCATTGTATGCCGCGATTATCTTCGTGGGAATCAACAACTGTTCAACAGTACAACCGATGGTTGCAGTGGAAAGAACAGTGTTCTACAGAGAAAGAGCAGCAGGAATGTACTCAGCCATGCCATATGCCATCTCTCAAGTCACTTGTGAGCTTCCCTATGTCCTTATTCAAACCGTTTACTACTCACTCATCGTCTACGCCATGGTTGGTTTCGAATGGAAAGCCGAAAAGTTCTTCTGGTTCGTCTTCGTTAGCTACTTCTCATTCCTCTACTGGACTTACTACGGCATGATGACTGTTTCCCTCACACCAAACCAACAAGTCGCTTCGATTTTCGCCTCAGCGTTTTACGGTATTTTCAACCTCTTCTCTGGTTTCTTCATTCCAAGACCCAAAATCCCAAAATGGTGGATTTGGTACTACTGGATCTGCCCTGTTGCATGGACCGTGTATGGATTGATAGTGTCGCAGTACGGTGATGTGGAGACACGTATCCAAGTCCTTGGTGGTGCTCCTGACTTAACCGTCAAGCAATACATTGAGGACCATTATGGTTTCCAATCTGACTTTATGGGACCAGTGGCGGCTGTACTCATCGCTTTCACCGTCTTCTTCGCCTTCATCTTCGCCTTCTGCATCAGAACTCTCAACTTCCAGACCAGATAA